One part of the Mya arenaria isolate MELC-2E11 chromosome 3, ASM2691426v1 genome encodes these proteins:
- the LOC128228794 gene encoding geminin-like codes for MPLCGLKKSKQQKRDSSPPFERKPPDPEEERLHRQITEFEKENESLRKELENKDGELSMLRRENKDLRSKLDVLKNEAEEAKSARDEALVKKEEEVQKGDNDTGNTKLEGKEKQDLEAERDA; via the exons ATGCCGCTCTGTGGGTTGAAAAAGTCAAAACAGCAGAAGAGGGATTCGAGTCCGCCGTTCGAAAG AAAACCACCTGACCCAGAGGAAGAAAGACTACATAGACAGATAACAGAATTCGAAAAAGAAAACGAGTCCTTACGAAAAGAGCTAGAGAATAAGGATGGGGAATTATCAATGCTACGACGAGAGAATAAAGACTTGAGGAGCAAGCTTGACGTTCTTAAAAATGAAGCTGAGGAAGCTAAATCCGCGAGAGATGAAGCTTTGGTCAAGAAGGAAGAGGAGGTTCAGAA AGGAGATAACGACACTGGAAATACTAAATTGGAAGGAAAAGAAAAACAGGATCTTGAAGCAGAGAGAGACGCCTAG